From Brassica rapa cultivar Chiifu-401-42 chromosome A06, CAAS_Brap_v3.01, whole genome shotgun sequence:
AATGAAACATAATCTTATTTCTTAACGTTGAATGTATCTGTTTTGATCTGAGAGTTTGATTGGTTTGCTAATATCTGCAGGGTTTGTGTATGGACTGCAATTTTTCTTATCCTTCTTTCGATATTTAACGCGTGCACAATCATCTCAAGGTTTACAAGAATCGCTGGAGAACTCTTTGGCATGTTGATTGCTGTTCTCTTCTTACAAGAAGCTATCAAGGTACCAATTCCATTGtcataaaatttacaaataacaTGTTTtagttatatacatatatatatatatgcagggTTTGGTTAGTGAGTTTCAAGCTTCCAAGAGTGAACATCATGATAAATCAGGAGAGTCAGATTTCCTCTGGCTATATACAAATGGGTTGCTTGCGGTAATTTTCTCGTTAGGTCTGTTAATCACAGCGTTAAAGAGCAGAAGAGCAAAGTCTTGGAAGTACGGTTTTGGTACGTTATTGTCTATTCACATTAGTTACTTGAAGGTGTGTGAATAGATATTCATTTTAGACCACTAAAAACCAACAGGGTGGCTTAGGAGTTTCATTGGAGATTATGGTGTTCCCTTAATGGTTTTGTTCTGGACTGCATTGTCTTACACGGTTCCTAGCAAAGTCCCTGAGAATGTTCCTCGGAGACTGTTCTGTCCTCTTCCATGGGAGACAGCTTCATTGCATCATTGGACTGTAATCAAGGTAATTAAGATGCTAATATGATTAATCAAAATTTACTTATAGAATTAAGCAAAGGCTTATCATTGTTTTATGTACAGGACATGGGGAAGGTACCAGTAATGTATATATTTGCTGGGATTATACCTGCTGTGATGATAGCTGGACTTTACTTCTTCGACCATAGTGTAGCTTCACAAATGGCACAGCAGAAAGAGTTTAATTTAAAGAATCCTTCTGCTTACCACTACGACATCTTCTTGCTTGGAATCATGGTGTGTTTCTCTCGTTTTTTAAAAGTGATTTCAAAAGATAATTAGGTTTTCATGGTATAACCAAAAAGTTGTTATggtgattatttttatatagacTTTGATATGTGGACTACTTGGCCTTCCTCCTTCAAATGGTGTTATCCCTCAGGCTCCAATGCACACAAAGAGTCTTGCCATTCTCAATCGTCAGGTAAAGATCAAATACATGGATCATAGTTTCTTACAACTTCAAAGACTGTTGGGTAAGCTTCAATAGCTTGCAGCCCAAAATATTCTTAACAAGTCGGTTAAGTATAAAGATAGGCTTAGAAGAAATTATCTATCTGTACTAagaacagcaaaaaaaaaataaaaatctattagCAATAGCAATAGGATTATCAAAAGAGGTGTTAATATTCCTTTAAATATTAAAGTTGAGTTGTGACTTTGATTTGAATAACGAAAAGAGCTTTTCAGTGTTTAGTTTTTAGATAGTTTCTAAACATTAATAAAGAAAGTCGTCTTTATTTAAAAGCTAAGTGTGTTCTAAATTCTTTAATTGGTATCatggtttgtttcttgttttgtaGCTGACACGCAAGAAGATGGTGAAGAGTGCAAAAGAGGGTATGAAGATGAAAGCCAGCAAATCAGAGATATATGGGAGAATGCAAACAGTATTTATAGAGATGGAGACATCTTCACCTCAGGTTTGTTCAGTAGCTAATGATTTAAAAGACTTGAAAGAAGTTGTGATGAGACCAGATGAAGGAGGAGATACAAAAGGAAAGTTTGATCCAGACGTGCATATTGAAGCTAACTTGCCAGTTAGAGTAAACGAGCAAAGAGTGAGCAACTTGTTACAATCAGTACTAGTTGGTTTAACACTTCTTGCTGTGCCAGTCATCAAAATGATCCCAAGCTCCGTTCTCTGGGGCTACTTTGCTTATATGGCTATAGACAGTCTCCCTGGAAACCAATTCTGGGAGAGACTGTTGCTTCTCTTCATCCCTCAAAGCAGACTCTTCAAGTTAGTTAAaagcttttgtttctttttctttagagagagagaggtttctCAATCACTGGTTTGGTTTCATCTTAATGCAGAGTCTTGGAAGGAGTACACGCTTCATTTGTGGAGTTAGTACCATACAAAGTGATTGTGATGTTCACACTTTTTCAACTGGTTTACTTTCTCTTGTGCTATGGCATGACATGGGTTCCTGTGGCTGGCATATTTTTCCCGGCGCTGTTCTTCCTACTCATAAGTATAAGAGAACACTTGCTCCCCAAGTTATTTGATCCGCAACACCTTCAAGTTCTTGATGCTGCTGACTATGAAGAGATAGTAGCTGCACCTATACAACACTCAAGTTTTGCTTACCGGGTAAAgctcttctgtttttttttttttgggtattttctGGTAGGGATTATGTTAACAAGTGTGTGATACCTTTTAAACTATTACTGTGAGCAGAAACTGGGATCTTCTCGTCATTTATCagaaggagaagaggaagatgagTTTCATGATGCAGAGATATTGGACGAGATGACTACTAGTAGAGGGGAGATCAGAATCCGAACTATAAGTTTGAAGGAGGTAATAATCAAAATCGTTTATATATGTTCCTCATAAGTTTCCTAATTTTGTTAACCTGATGCAAGAAAATGTTTTCTGTTTCAGCCGCGCCTTGAGTCTGAAGAAAGGCGTGTAACCTTTGAACCTCATTGAAACATACAATCCTTTGgagttgttatatttttttgtatacaaATGTATCTGCGTCATACTTTTTTATGGTGAAAATATGTTTTcagcaattataaaaaaaaccttTAGTTTGTCCTCAAATCTTGGCTATTACATTCAAACTATAAAGGCAACTTAACAAAACAGATCCTAATCTCTTGCGCTGTTTAATTACTCTTTTGGCTTCAAAATACAACACAA
This genomic window contains:
- the LOC103874403 gene encoding probable boron transporter 6: MESEGGPFKGILRDIEGRRKCYKQDWILGFKTGLRILAPTCYIFFASSLPVVAFGEQLSKHTGGSLSAVETLASTSICGIIHAIFGGQPLLILGVAEPTIMMYTYLYSFCISRPDLGRELYLAWVAWVCVWTAIFLILLSIFNACTIISRFTRIAGELFGMLIAVLFLQEAIKGLVSEFQASKSEHHDKSGESDFLWLYTNGLLAVIFSLGLLITALKSRRAKSWKYGFGWLRSFIGDYGVPLMVLFWTALSYTVPSKVPENVPRRLFCPLPWETASLHHWTVIKDMGKVPVMYIFAGIIPAVMIAGLYFFDHSVASQMAQQKEFNLKNPSAYHYDIFLLGIMTLICGLLGLPPSNGVIPQAPMHTKSLAILNRQLTRKKMVKSAKEGMKMKASKSEIYGRMQTVFIEMETSSPQVCSVANDLKDLKEVVMRPDEGGDTKGKFDPDVHIEANLPVRVNEQRVSNLLQSVLVGLTLLAVPVIKMIPSSVLWGYFAYMAIDSLPGNQFWERLLLLFIPQSRLFKVLEGVHASFVELVPYKVIVMFTLFQLVYFLLCYGMTWVPVAGIFFPALFFLLISIREHLLPKLFDPQHLQVLDAADYEEIVAAPIQHSSFAYRKLGSSRHLSEGEEEDEFHDAEILDEMTTSRGEIRIRTISLKEPRLESEERRVTFEPH